One window from the genome of Rhizobium sp. Pop5 encodes:
- a CDS encoding TetR/AcrR family transcriptional regulator: MDVIDEPADEPRKRGRPKVSSDEDKRAHIVEVAGRVFVRYGYAGSTTAVVASEAGVSKQTLYKLFQSKEELFAAVVGAHRRLMLDLPRPAEDIPIAESLERIFMIDMDEDMDADRAGFLQLVFREAAQFPELIDILQREGMLASRQELADWLNERREEGRLSLDDPASGARMLMDMVLGGMGPPEGRAQAWANRGQLLAHLRRCIAIFAAGVGAA; the protein is encoded by the coding sequence ATGGATGTTATCGACGAGCCTGCAGATGAGCCGCGCAAAAGAGGCCGGCCCAAAGTCTCCAGCGACGAGGACAAGCGGGCGCATATCGTCGAGGTCGCCGGCCGCGTTTTCGTAAGATACGGCTATGCCGGAAGCACGACTGCGGTCGTTGCCTCCGAGGCGGGCGTTTCCAAGCAGACGCTCTACAAGCTGTTTCAGAGCAAGGAAGAGCTGTTTGCCGCCGTGGTCGGCGCGCACCGGCGCCTGATGCTCGACCTGCCGAGACCGGCCGAAGATATCCCGATCGCTGAAAGCCTCGAGCGGATCTTCATGATCGACATGGACGAGGACATGGATGCCGATCGCGCCGGTTTCCTGCAGCTCGTCTTTCGCGAAGCGGCGCAGTTTCCCGAGCTTATCGATATCCTGCAGCGCGAAGGCATGCTTGCCAGCCGGCAGGAGCTTGCCGACTGGCTGAACGAACGGCGGGAGGAAGGCCGGCTGTCGCTTGACGACCCGGCGAGCGGCGCCCGCATGCTGATGGACATGGTTCTCGGGGGCATGGGCCCACCGGAAGGACGCGCGCAGGCCTGGGCCAACCGGGGCCAACTGCTTGCCCACCTTCGCCGCTGCATCGCCATCTTCGCCGCCGGCGTCGGCGCCGCTTGA